A window of Mycolicibacterium holsaticum DSM 44478 = JCM 12374 genomic DNA:
CGCAGGATGTCAGGCGGTCAGCAGCGGCGCGATCCAGGTCAGCTCGGCGGGCAGCTGCGAACTCCAGAACCCGCCGTCGTGCCCGCCGGGCGAAAAGCCGCCCGCAGGTGGGGTGGGCAGTTGGGCGATGAACTGTTTGGTGGCTGCGTAGAACGGATCGCTGTTGCCGCAGTCGATCCGGATCGGTATCCGGCCGAGGTCCGGCAGCCCCCACACGCTGTTGGCCGCGTAGTCCGCGGCGCCGTCGAACGCGCCGGGCGCCGCCGCGCCCGGGGACGTCCACAATGCCGGGCTCACCGCGCAGATGGCCGCGGTGCGGGCCGGCCCCAGCCTGCCACCGAGCAGCAGCGCGCCGTACCCACCCATCGACCAGCCCAGGAACGCCACCCGGGAGGGGTCCAGGCCCTGCTCACCCAGCATCGGGATGAGCTCGTCGAGCACCATCGCGCCGGAGTCCTCACCGGATGCGCGCTTGTGCCAGTAGCTTCCGCCGCCGTCGACGGCCACGACCGCGAATGGCGGCAGTCCCGCCGCCACGGCCTGAGCCAAGCCCTGCTCCACCCCGCCGGCCATCACGGTCGCCGCGTCGCTGCCCTTACCGTGCAGCGCGATGATCGGGCGCAGCGGTCCGGTCTGTCCTGGCGGGCGGGCGATCGCCCAGTTGGTCCTCATCCCGCCGCGCGCCGCCGAGACGAACGACCCTTCGACGTAGGTCGGCGCGGCGCGCACGGCCGGTGGACGGGAGAACGCGGCCAGCCCGGCGGCCACGCCTGTCACACCGACACCCACACGCAGCAGCGCGCGTCGGCTGAGTTCGGGCATGGCGGCCATCATGCCACCGCCGCGGGTTCGGTATTCGCCCGAGTTATCTGAGTAAAGCCTGTTGATTGGTCGAAAGCGCAATGGGAGACCCGCCCGACTGGCAGCATGCTAGAGGTGACAGCAGCAGTCACTCCTAAGGGAGAACGTCGGCGGTGCGCGCTGGTCAGCGCGGCTGCCGATCTGCTGTGCGAAGGGGGCTTCGACGCGGTCCGGCACCGCGCGGTGGCCCGTCGCGCCGGGCTGCCGTTGGCGTCGACGACGTACTACTTCTCGTCGTTGGACGACCTGATCGCCAAGGCCGTCGAGCACGTCGGTGAACGCGAGACCGAGCAGTTGCGGGCCCGGGTGGCGATGCTGCCGCGACGCCGTCGCGGCGCCGAGTCGACAGCGGCCATCCTGGTCGACCTGCTCGTCGACGACGCGGTCGGCCAGCGGGTCAGCGAGCAGTTGATCTCCCGCTACGAGCGCTACATCGCGTGCGCGCGCCAACCGATGCTGCGCGACATCCAACGACAGATTCTGCGGCAACGCACCGACGCCGTCATCGAGGTCATCGAACGGTCCGGACGGTCGGTGCGCGCCGAGTACCTGACGGCGTTGGTCAACGCTGTCGACGGTGCGGTGGTGGCTGCGCTCGTCGGCGACGGCGACGGCCCGCGCGCATCAGCACGCGCCACGCTCATCGATGTGATCGACGTGCTGGCGCCGGTCGACGAGCGAATAGCGTAGCGGCGGGCCCAGGAAAGGCGATGGGCACTCCGGACACCGCGAGCCAGGAGCCGGAACTACGGCGAGTGATGGGCCCAGGCCTGTTGCTGCTCTTCGTCGTGGGCGACATCCTGGGCACCGGGGTCTACGCGCTGACTGGTGACGTCGCAGGCGAAGTCGGTGGCGCAGCGTGGCTTCCGTTTCTGGTCGCGTTCCTCATCGCGACCATCACCGCGTTCAGCTACCTGGAGCTGGTGACCAAGTATCCGCAGGCCGCCGGCGCTGCGCTGTACGTGCACAAGGCTTTTGGCATCCAGTTCGTCACGTTCCTGGTGGCGTTCGTGGTGATGTGTTCGGGTATCACCTCGGCGTCCACCGCGTCGCGCTTCTTCGCCGCCAACTTCGACACCGGGTTCGGGCTGGGGTGGGGCAAGTTCGGGATCGCCGTCATCGCACTGCTGTTCATGGCGCTGCTGGCGATGGTGAACCTGCGCGGTGTCGGCGAGAGCGTGAAACTCAACGTCGTGCTGACCATCGTCGAGGCGACCGGCCTGATGCTGGTGCTCTTCGTCGGTTTGTGGGCGTTCACCCGCGGGCTCGACGTCGACTTCAGCCGGGTGATCGCGTTCGACACCGCGACGGACAAGAACGCGTTCATGGCCGTCACCGCGGCGACGTCGTTGGCGTTCTTCGCGATGGTGGGTTTCGAGGACTCGGTGAACATGGCCGAGGAAACCAAGGATCCGGTGAACACCTTCCCCAAGGTGTTGCTTTCGGGTCTGACGATCGCCGGGATCGTCTACATCCTGGTGTCGATCGTGGCGGTGGCCCTGGTGCCGGTGGGGACGCTGGCCGAAAGTGACACCCCGTTGGTGGAGGTCGTCAAGGCCGGTGCGCCCAACCTGCCGATCGAAGAGATCTTTCCGTTCATCTCGATGTTCGCGGTGTCCAACACCGCGTTGATCAACATGCTGATGGCCAGCCGGTTGATCTACGGCATGGCGCGTCAGCACGTGCTGCCACCGGTGCTCGGGACGGTGCATCCGCGCACCCGCACCCCGTGGGTGGCGATCGTGTTCACCACGCTGATCGCGTTCGGGCTGATCGTCTACGTGTCGGCGTTCGCCAGTTCGACCGCCATATCGGTGCTCGGCGGCACCACGTCGCTGTTGTTGCTCGCGGTGTTCGCGATGGTCAACGTCGCGGTATTGGTGTTGCGGCACGACGTGCGCGCCGGCGGTAAACATTTCCGGACGCCGACGGCGCTGCCGGTGATCGGGTTCGTCGTGTCGCTGTATCTCGTGACGCCGTTGTCGGGTCGGCCCGTTCAGCAGTACATCGTGGCGTTGGCTCTGGTCGGGGTCGGGATCGTGCTGTTCTTGATCACGATGTTGATCAACCGCCGCGTCGGCGTCCGCGACGCCGGCCTGTTCGACGAGGCGCACCTGACCGACGCGCCGGACTAGGCCGCTAAGCCCCGAACCGTAAGCTGTGTGGTTGTGACGATCCCGAATGTGCTGGCCAACCGGTACGCCAGCGAGGAGATGGTGGCCATCTGGTCACCGGAGGCCAAGATCGTCGCGGAGCGCCGACTCTGGCTGGCGGTGCTGCGCGCGCAGATAGAACTGGGCATCACGGGCACAGCGGTGCCCTCCTCGGTGCTCGCCGACTACGAGCGGGTGCTCGAGGAGGTCGACCTGTCGTCGATCGCGGCGCGTGAACGGGTGCTGCGCCACGACGTCAAGGCGCGCATCGAGGAGTTCAACGCGCTCGCCGGCCACGAGCATGTGCACAAGGGCATGACGAGCCGCGACCTCACCGAGAACGTCGAGCAGTTGCAGATCCGCCGCTCGCTGGAACTGGTGCATTCACACGGCGTCGCGGTGGTGGCCCGGCTGGCCGAGCGCGCGATCAGCTACCGCGACCTGGTGATGGCCGGCCGCAGCCACAACGTCGCGGCGCAGGCCACCACGCTGGGCAAGCGGTTCGCCTCGGCCGCCGAAGAGATGCTGCTCGCGCTGCAACGGCTGCGTGCGCTGATCGACCGCTATCCCCTGCGCGGTATCAAGGGCCCGATGGGCACCGCGCAGGACATGCTCGACTTGTTCGGCGGGGACACCTCCCGGCTGGCCGACCTGGAGCGCCGGGTCGCCGAATTCCTGGACTTCACAGAGCTTTTCAGCAGTATCGGCCAGGTGTATCCGCGGTCGCTGGACCACGACGTGGTCTCGGCGCTGGTGCAGGTGGGCGCGGGCCCGTCCTCGCTGGCGCACACCATCCGGTTGATGGCCGGACACGAGCTGGTGACCGAAGGGTTCGCCCCGGGGCAGGTCGGCTCGTCGGCCATGCCGCACAAGATGAACACCCGATCGTGTGAGCGGGTGAACGGGTTGCAGGTGGTGCTGCGCGGCTACGCCTCGATGGCCGCCGAACTGGCGGGCGCGCAATGGAACGAGGGCGACGTGTTCTGCTCGGTGGTGCGCCGGGTGGCGCTGCCCGACGCCTTCTTCGCCGTCGACGGGCAGACCGAGACGTTCTTGACGGTGCTCGACGAGTTCGGTGCCTATCCCGCCGTGATTCAGCGTGAGCTCGACCGCTACCTGCCGTTCTTGGCCACCACCCGGATCCTGATCGCCGCGGTGCGCGCAGGCATGGGGCGTGAGTCCGCCCACGAGGTGATCAAGGAACACGCCGTCGCCGTCGCGCTCGCCATGCGGGAGAAGGGATCCGAACCCGACCTGCTCGACCGGCTCGCCGCCGATCCGCGGCTGCCGCTGGACCGGCCGGCCCTCGACGCGGCGCTCGCCGACAAACAGGCGTTCACCGGGGCGGCCGGTGACCAGGTGGACCGGGTCGTCGAGGCGGTCGACGAATTGGTCAGCCGCTACCCCGAAGCGGCCAAGTACACCTCGGGTGCCATCCTGTGACCTCGACATCGGCGTTGACCCGGATCGACTTCACCGATCTGGACAACTTCGCCGACGGCTTTCCGCACGAGCTGTTCGCGGTGCACCGTCGTGAGGCACCGGTGTACTGGCATGAACCGACCGAACACACCCCCGACGGCGAAGGCTTCTGGTCGGTGGCCACCCATGCCGAAACCTTTGCCGTGCTTCGTGATCCGGTGACATATTCGTCGGTGACCGGCGGTTACCGGCCCTACGGCGGCACGCTGCTGCAGGATCTGTCGATCGCCGGCCAGGTGCTCAACATGATGGACGACCCGCGGCATTCCGAGGTCCGGCGGCTGGTCAGTTCCGGTCTGACCCCGCGGATGATCCGACGCGTCGAAGACGATCTGCGCGCCAGGGCGCGGCGGCTGCTGGACGCGGTGGTGCCCGGTGAACCGTTCGACTTCCTGGTCGACATCGCCGCCGAGCTGCCGATGCAGATGATCTGCATACTGCTGGGAGTTCCCGAGTCCGAACGGCATTGGCTGTTTCGTGCCATCGAGCCGCAGTTCGACTTCGGTACGGCCCGCAGGGCCGAACTGGGGCAGGTCGGGCCGATGTCGGTGGAGGAAGCCGGCGCCAAGATGTACACCTACGGCCAGGAACTGATCGCGGCCAAGCGTGCCGAGCCGACCGACGACATGCTGTCGGTCGTCGCGAACGCCACCCTGGACGAGGGGTTGTCGGATCTGGAGCTGTATCTGTTTTTCAGCCTGCTGTTCAGCGCCGGCGCCGAGACGACCCGCAACGCGGTGGCAGGCGGCCTGCTCGCGTTGATCGACCACCCCGACCAACTCGCGGCGCTGTGCGCCGATCTGGACCAGTTGCCGACCGCGGTCGAAGAGATGGTGCGCTGGACGTCGCCGTCGCCGTCGAAGCGGCGCACCGCGACCAGAGCCGCCGAACTCGCAGGCATCGAGATCCGCGCCGGGCAGAAGGTGCAGGTCTGGGACGGCTCGGCAAACCGCGACCCCGCGGTGTTCAGCTCCCCGGACGCCTTCGACATCACCCGTAAGCCCAACCCGCACTTGGGCTTCGGGCACGGTGTGCACTACTGCCTGGGGGCCAACCTGGCCCGGCTCGAACTTCGGGTGCTGTTCGAGGAGCTGTTGACCCGGTTCTCGTCGGCGCGGCTGGTCAAGCCCGTGGAGTGGACGCGCAGCAACCGGCACACCGGCATCCGGCACCTGGTGGTCGAGCTGCGGGTGTGAAACCGGACGCGTTCGCCGCGGTCATGGCGACCGGCATCGTGTCGATCGCCGCGGCCGACCACGGCTATCCGGCGATCAGCGGCGGGCTGGGTGTGCTGGCCGCCGCCGGGCTGGTGGTCCTGGTCGCACTTGCGGCGATCCGGTGGCCCGGGAAGCCACCGGATATCGCGGACCCCGACGTCACGGTGCGGCTGTTCACGTTCGTCGCCGCATGCGCGGTGCTCGACAACAGGTTCACGTCGATCCCCGGCGTGCTGTGGACGCTCAGCGTGCTCGCCGCGACGGCCTGGCTGGCGCTCAGTGTGCTGCTGGTGCGCAACTTCGCGCGGCGACGGTGGCATGAGTTTCGGGAAAGCGCCCGTGGCGCATGGGAATTGCCCAGCGTCGGCACGTCGGGGCTGGCGATCGTCACCGTCGCGCTTTCGCGTCACACCGGCTGGCATGCGTTGCTGCTGGTCGCCGCCGTGTTGTGGGTGATTGCGCTGGTGGTGTACCTCGTGATGACGTCGTTGATCCTGGCCCGGGCGTTCGCCGCCAGGCTGGACCCCGGTGGGTTCGAACCCGACGCGTGGATCCTGATGGGCGCACTGGCGATCGCGACGCTGGCCGGCGTTCACATCCTCCACGACACCACCGGCGCGCTGGCCGAGGCGGCGCGGCTGATGACCGTCGGGACCTGGGTCGCGGCCACGGCGTGGATTCCGCCGTTGCTGCACTTCGGCGTGCGGCACGCCCGGCAGCCGGAGGCGTTGCGCTTTGCCGGGGTCTGGTGGGCGATGGTGTTCCCGCTCGGCATGTACTCGGTGGCCACCGACACCACTTCGGCGGAAACCGGTTGGTCTGCCCTGTCGGCGATTTCGCATGTGGTGTATTGGATTGCGTTGGGCAGCTGGGCGATCGTGGCGGTCGCAGGGTTGTCGCGGTTGGTCAGCCAGCTGCGGCTGCACCTACC
This region includes:
- a CDS encoding APC family permease, coding for MGTPDTASQEPELRRVMGPGLLLLFVVGDILGTGVYALTGDVAGEVGGAAWLPFLVAFLIATITAFSYLELVTKYPQAAGAALYVHKAFGIQFVTFLVAFVVMCSGITSASTASRFFAANFDTGFGLGWGKFGIAVIALLFMALLAMVNLRGVGESVKLNVVLTIVEATGLMLVLFVGLWAFTRGLDVDFSRVIAFDTATDKNAFMAVTAATSLAFFAMVGFEDSVNMAEETKDPVNTFPKVLLSGLTIAGIVYILVSIVAVALVPVGTLAESDTPLVEVVKAGAPNLPIEEIFPFISMFAVSNTALINMLMASRLIYGMARQHVLPPVLGTVHPRTRTPWVAIVFTTLIAFGLIVYVSAFASSTAISVLGGTTSLLLLAVFAMVNVAVLVLRHDVRAGGKHFRTPTALPVIGFVVSLYLVTPLSGRPVQQYIVALALVGVGIVLFLITMLINRRVGVRDAGLFDEAHLTDAPD
- the purB gene encoding adenylosuccinate lyase produces the protein MTIPNVLANRYASEEMVAIWSPEAKIVAERRLWLAVLRAQIELGITGTAVPSSVLADYERVLEEVDLSSIAARERVLRHDVKARIEEFNALAGHEHVHKGMTSRDLTENVEQLQIRRSLELVHSHGVAVVARLAERAISYRDLVMAGRSHNVAAQATTLGKRFASAAEEMLLALQRLRALIDRYPLRGIKGPMGTAQDMLDLFGGDTSRLADLERRVAEFLDFTELFSSIGQVYPRSLDHDVVSALVQVGAGPSSLAHTIRLMAGHELVTEGFAPGQVGSSAMPHKMNTRSCERVNGLQVVLRGYASMAAELAGAQWNEGDVFCSVVRRVALPDAFFAVDGQTETFLTVLDEFGAYPAVIQRELDRYLPFLATTRILIAAVRAGMGRESAHEVIKEHAVAVALAMREKGSEPDLLDRLAADPRLPLDRPALDAALADKQAFTGAAGDQVDRVVEAVDELVSRYPEAAKYTSGAIL
- a CDS encoding tellurite resistance/C4-dicarboxylate transporter family protein → MKPDAFAAVMATGIVSIAAADHGYPAISGGLGVLAAAGLVVLVALAAIRWPGKPPDIADPDVTVRLFTFVAACAVLDNRFTSIPGVLWTLSVLAATAWLALSVLLVRNFARRRWHEFRESARGAWELPSVGTSGLAIVTVALSRHTGWHALLLVAAVLWVIALVVYLVMTSLILARAFAARLDPGGFEPDAWILMGALAIATLAGVHILHDTTGALAEAARLMTVGTWVAATAWIPPLLHFGVRHARQPEALRFAGVWWAMVFPLGMYSVATDTTSAETGWSALSAISHVVYWIALGSWAIVAVAGLSRLVSQLRLHLPSRHGLK
- a CDS encoding cytochrome P450, producing MTSTSALTRIDFTDLDNFADGFPHELFAVHRREAPVYWHEPTEHTPDGEGFWSVATHAETFAVLRDPVTYSSVTGGYRPYGGTLLQDLSIAGQVLNMMDDPRHSEVRRLVSSGLTPRMIRRVEDDLRARARRLLDAVVPGEPFDFLVDIAAELPMQMICILLGVPESERHWLFRAIEPQFDFGTARRAELGQVGPMSVEEAGAKMYTYGQELIAAKRAEPTDDMLSVVANATLDEGLSDLELYLFFSLLFSAGAETTRNAVAGGLLALIDHPDQLAALCADLDQLPTAVEEMVRWTSPSPSKRRTATRAAELAGIEIRAGQKVQVWDGSANRDPAVFSSPDAFDITRKPNPHLGFGHGVHYCLGANLARLELRVLFEELLTRFSSARLVKPVEWTRSNRHTGIRHLVVELRV
- a CDS encoding TetR/AcrR family transcriptional regulator; its protein translation is MLEVTAAVTPKGERRRCALVSAAADLLCEGGFDAVRHRAVARRAGLPLASTTYYFSSLDDLIAKAVEHVGERETEQLRARVAMLPRRRRGAESTAAILVDLLVDDAVGQRVSEQLISRYERYIACARQPMLRDIQRQILRQRTDAVIEVIERSGRSVRAEYLTALVNAVDGAVVAALVGDGDGPRASARATLIDVIDVLAPVDERIA
- a CDS encoding alpha/beta hydrolase-fold protein encodes the protein MAAMPELSRRALLRVGVGVTGVAAGLAAFSRPPAVRAAPTYVEGSFVSAARGGMRTNWAIARPPGQTGPLRPIIALHGKGSDAATVMAGGVEQGLAQAVAAGLPPFAVVAVDGGGSYWHKRASGEDSGAMVLDELIPMLGEQGLDPSRVAFLGWSMGGYGALLLGGRLGPARTAAICAVSPALWTSPGAAAPGAFDGAADYAANSVWGLPDLGRIPIRIDCGNSDPFYAATKQFIAQLPTPPAGGFSPGGHDGGFWSSQLPAELTWIAPLLTA